The Anopheles bellator chromosome X unlocalized genomic scaffold, idAnoBellAS_SP24_06.2 X_unloc_1, whole genome shotgun sequence genome includes a window with the following:
- the LOC131214111 gene encoding 5-hydroxyisourate hydrolase encodes MQNLSTHILDTTCGQPATEVPVTLYRQGSLEATTWTKIGSGSTDTDGRFRQFFDTQQTGGLQRGVYKLHFEIDSYFRYRKVESFYPFIEIVFAVTNEAQHYHIPLLLNPFGYTTYRGS; translated from the exons ATGCAGAACCTCTCAACACACATCCTCGACACGACATGTGGCCAACCAGCAACAGAAGTGCCTGTGACGCTTTACAGACAAGGATCACTGGAAGCTACAACCTGGACGAAGATTGGTTCCGGCTCTACTGACACCGACGGGCGGTTCCGACAATTCTTCGATACTCAGCAGACTGGTGGCCTACAGCGTGGGGTTTACAAACTGCATTTTGAAATTGACAGTTACTTCCGCTACCGGAAGGTCGAGTCATTTTACCCGTTCATTGAG ATCGTATTCGCGGTTACCAACGAAGCCCAGCACTACCACATACCGCTGCTACTGAATCCATTTGGCTACACTACCTACCGTGGATCTTGA